The following is a genomic window from Flavobacteriales bacterium.
TTCATTGTGACGCACTGCGAGGTGCAGCACACCTGCCACGCACAAGAGGATGGCAAGTGCCGTCCAAGGATGCCTGCGTACGGCACTCCACTGCATTCGGAAAATGGAGGTCGCGATCGTCATGTTCGAAAGATGGCCCGGAGCGACGGTATTTGAAAGGGTTCAGGGAGCAGCCCAGAACCGCGCGGTATCGTTGGTGCGGTGGGTGATGACCGTATGGCCCTGCTCCACGGTCCGGGTGAGCACATCGGGCTTCTGCGTGTGGTGGTGCAAGGGCAAGAGCTCCACGTAGGCCACCCGCTTGCCCGCGCCGCGCGTCTCGGTGTCGTAACAGCTGTGTGCGGGGCACTCGAACCGGTACAGGTTCTTGGCCATGTAGCTGTGCAGGTAGTCCTCGCGGACGGTGCTCTGGCGGTGGTTCCAATTGGCATCGGGGTTCAGGATCAGGGGGCGCCCATCGATCAGCCGTTCGCGCACCTCCCACGGACCCAGCATCACGCCGTGCTCATCCATCACGTACGCATCGTGGGTGGGGTCGAGCCACACCCACTTCCGCAGGTCGTTGCTCCACACCATGTTGATCACGTGGCATTCGGTGTCGGTGCTGTCGTGGGGCAGGCAGGTGAGGAAGCGCGACTTGAAGCCGAGCGCCAGGTAGCACTCGTTGAGCACGGTGGACAGCCCGCGGCAGTTGAGCCCGCGGTGATCGCGCTTGCACTCGGCCACCATGCTCAGCGCGTTCTTCACCACGGGATTTTCGTGCTGGCCGTCGTGCGGCACCAGGTCGTGAAGCCAGTGCATCACCTCCAGCATGCGCGACAGCTCGTTGCCCTGCCCGGCGATGCTGTCGAGCTTGAACGCTTCGCGCAGGGCCATCAGCTCCGGGGCGTCCATAGGCTGGAACGTGAACGCAGGCGTGGTGCGCGTGTCGGCGGGATCGAACCGCGCCGCCTTCCTCAGGATCTCGAGGTAGCTGGGGCTGTACTGCACGCGGGTCCACGCCCTCTGCCTGCCCACCTGGATGATGAAGTCCTGGGCTTTGGCGCTATCGACGACCAGGGTGATGCTGTCGCGGTCGGTGCGGAAGGTGATGCGCGCACCATGCTGCTCCGTGTAGTACGGATCGGGCTTCGCGTCGGGCATGATGGTCCAGAAGCCCTTGTGCTCCACCCCGTTCTCGATCACATCCACGGTCATGCTGTCCGCCTTGATCACGGGCAGCCCCTTGGGCTGGGCGAAGCCGGCAAGCGCGGTGGTGAAGGCGAAGGACAGGATCGCTGCGCGGGAGGTCGGGTGAAGGCTCATGCGGTAAAGATGCCCAACTCCGCGATCCGTGGCGCTGAGGGTTGGCAGCCGGTTACCTTCGGCCATGGCCAAGTTCCTTCCGGCGCTGGATGAACGGCTCACCACCTTCATCCAACAGCAGCGCATCTTCTTCACCGGTACCGCGCCGGGCAACGGACGGATGAACGTTTCGCCCAAGGGCCTCGACACCTTCCGCATCCTCTCCCCCACCCGCGTGGGATACCTGGACCTTACCGGCAGCGGCAACGAAACGGCCGCGCACCTGCTCGAGAACGGGCGCATCACCTTCCTGTTCTGCGCGTTCGACGGACCACCCATGATCGTGCGCCTTTACGGCGTGGGGCGTTCCGTGCAGCCGCAACATGAGGAATGGCACGCGCTCCGACCCTCCTTCGGTCCTGAACTGCATGGCGAGCGCCAGCTGATCATCACGGAGCTCGAAAGCGTGCAGACCTCGTGCGGGTTCGGCATTCCGCGCTACGGCTTCCAAGAGGACCGGTCGCAGCTCACGGACTGGGCGGCGCACAAGGGACCGGAAGGCCTGGCCGCATACCGGCGCGAGAAGAACAGCACGAGCATCGATGGTGCGCCGACGGGTTGGGGCGGGTAGGCGGGCCACGGCGATCCGCTGACGATGGACCATGGCTCCGTTCCTCAAGCACCGGCTGTTCCACCGCTTCATCGCGAGCTCGATGAGCGTTTCCGTGTTCTGCCTCTCCGTCCGGTCCGCGGGCCAGGTGAAGCTGGACACCCTGACCTGGACGGACACCCTGCGGCATCGACAGGTGCCGGTGGCGATCTACCGGAATGACCTGCCCACGGAGGGTACGCCGGTGATCCTCTTCAGCCACGGCTACAACGAGAACCGCCCCGGTGCCTACCTGCACTACAGCCATCTGGCCGAAGCGCTCGCCAGTGCCGGTTGGTCCGTGGTGAGCGTGCAACACGAACTGCCCACCGATGAGCCGCTGCCCTTGGCAGGATCGGCCCAGGTGGTGCGCCGCCCGAGCTGGGAGCGCGGAGTGATCAACCTGCTCTTCGTATCGGACCGTTTGCGCGTGGAACGTCCCATGCTCGACCTCACCCGGGTGACCGTGATGGGCCACAGCCAAGGCGGCGACATCAGCATGCTCTTCGCGCACCTCCATCCCGATCGGATGGAACGGGTGATCTCGCTCGACAACCGTCGCATGCCGCTGCCTCGCACCCGC
Proteins encoded in this region:
- a CDS encoding transglutaminase domain-containing protein; its protein translation is MSLHPTSRAAILSFAFTTALAGFAQPKGLPVIKADSMTVDVIENGVEHKGFWTIMPDAKPDPYYTEQHGARITFRTDRDSITLVVDSAKAQDFIIQVGRQRAWTRVQYSPSYLEILRKAARFDPADTRTTPAFTFQPMDAPELMALREAFKLDSIAGQGNELSRMLEVMHWLHDLVPHDGQHENPVVKNALSMVAECKRDHRGLNCRGLSTVLNECYLALGFKSRFLTCLPHDSTDTECHVINMVWSNDLRKWVWLDPTHDAYVMDEHGVMLGPWEVRERLIDGRPLILNPDANWNHRQSTVREDYLHSYMAKNLYRFECPAHSCYDTETRGAGKRVAYVELLPLHHHTQKPDVLTRTVEQGHTVITHRTNDTARFWAAP
- a CDS encoding pyridoxamine 5'-phosphate oxidase family protein, translating into MAKFLPALDERLTTFIQQQRIFFTGTAPGNGRMNVSPKGLDTFRILSPTRVGYLDLTGSGNETAAHLLENGRITFLFCAFDGPPMIVRLYGVGRSVQPQHEEWHALRPSFGPELHGERQLIITELESVQTSCGFGIPRYGFQEDRSQLTDWAAHKGPEGLAAYRREKNSTSIDGAPTGWGG
- a CDS encoding alpha/beta fold hydrolase, translating into MAPFLKHRLFHRFIASSMSVSVFCLSVRSAGQVKLDTLTWTDTLRHRQVPVAIYRNDLPTEGTPVILFSHGYNENRPGAYLHYSHLAEALASAGWSVVSVQHELPTDEPLPLAGSAQVVRRPSWERGVINLLFVSDRLRVERPMLDLTRVTVMGHSQGGDISMLFAHLHPDRMERVISLDNRRMPLPRTRMLRVGTIRSSDGSADEGVLPTPEEAEDLHIRVISSSIPHNNMGEEGTPEQRRELVELVWRLIENKP